One Pseudomonas sp. AN-1 genomic region harbors:
- a CDS encoding multidrug transporter — MKLFRSTALGLILTTGLAALPLSASATQDNVSGDPHYTVEAPKAFSMVGDLLIARPLLIAGTVIGAGVFVVTLPFSALGGNVEEAGQALVIEPGREAFVRCLGCTSSWAADEQYAR, encoded by the coding sequence ATGAAACTGTTCCGTTCCACCGCCCTAGGCCTGATCCTGACCACCGGACTGGCCGCCCTCCCGCTGTCCGCGTCGGCTACCCAGGACAATGTCAGCGGCGACCCGCACTACACCGTGGAGGCGCCCAAGGCCTTCTCCATGGTCGGCGACCTGCTGATCGCCCGTCCGCTGCTGATCGCCGGCACGGTGATCGGTGCGGGAGTCTTCGTGGTGACCCTGCCGTTCTCGGCGCTGGGCGGCAACGTCGAGGAAGCCGGCCAGGCGCTGGTGATCGAGCCGGGCCGCGAGGCCTTCGTGCGCTGCCTGGGCTGCACCAGCTCCTGGGCCGCGGACGAGCAGTACGCCCGCTAA